The following are encoded in a window of Alosa sapidissima isolate fAloSap1 chromosome 12, fAloSap1.pri, whole genome shotgun sequence genomic DNA:
- the LOC121677928 gene encoding uncharacterized protein LOC121677928 isoform X2 has product MDHIYYRVTSFLLIAAGQMKYSGQMKYPVMEVHLSPAIVTDIPMSNITLNCSVSTQNNTNFKIKVNWTFNFNNTHHNSLPTSGNNIRIHLETEKYWSTLTVTDAQVNNSGWYFCKAIVDIPKLETVWSSGSRVFVGGNTTLPSTMMGVRVWMWVGAGAGGAVVIVLILFWILWRRKRYRETENPVYENTQPKLQSVGPKQPSPRPCVQTDQSKRILTASTTPMPARACEKTLIYQNMHPTTRSGAQKVVAPRTRVQTELKTTAYENVRATKPARKHPNKVRSRV; this is encoded by the exons ATGGATCATATTTATTACAGAGTAACTAGTTTTCTCCTTATTGCAG CTGGACAGATGAAATACTCTGGACAGATGAAATACCCTGTCATGGAGGTACACCTGAGCCCAGCGATTGTAACGGACATCCCAATGTCTAACATAACTCTTAATTGCAGTGTCTCTACGCAAAATAATACCAATTTCAAGATCAAGGTTAATTGGACATTTAACTTCAATAATACACACCACAACTCACTGCCAACATCTGGAAATAATATTCGTATCCATCTGGAAACAGAAAAGTACTGGTCCACTCTGACAGTGACAGATGCGCAAGTGAATAACAGTGGATGGTACTTTTGCAAAGCGATTGTAGATATTCCTAAACTCGAAACAGTCTGGAGCAGTGGGAGTCGAGTTTTCGTCG GTGGCAACACAACTCTTCCTTCCACTATGATGG ggGTAAGGGTATGGATGTGGGTTGGTGCAGGTGCAGGAGGTGCAGTCGTCATTGTGCTGATATTGTTCTGGATTCTATGGAGGcgaaagagatacagagagacag AGAATCCTGTGTACGAAAACACACAGCCAAAGCTGCAGAGTGTGGGTCCCAAACAGCCCTCGCCAAGGCCCTGTGTGCAGACTGACCAGAGTAAGAGAATCCTGACTGCGAGCACAACACCAATGCCAGCTCGAGCCTGTGAAA AAACTCTTATATATCAGAACATGCACCCAACAACACGGAGCGGCGCACAGAAAGTGGTGGCCCCACGAACGCGTGTACAAACCGAATTGAAGACAACTGCTTATGAAAATGTGAGAGCTACAAAACCAGCGAGGAAACACCCAAACAAAGTCAGATCGAGGGTGTAG
- the LOC121677928 gene encoding uncharacterized protein LOC121677928 isoform X3, whose protein sequence is MDHIYYRVTSFLLIAAGQMKYSGQMKYPVMEVHLSPAIVTDIPMSNITLNCSVSTQNNTNFKIKVNWTFNFNNTHHNSLPTSGNNIRIHLETEKYWSTLTVTDAQVNNSGWYFCKAIVDIPKLETVWSSGSRVFVGGNTTLPSTMMVSTPTSILSPPLSGVRVWMWVGAGAGGAVVIVLILFWILWRRKRYRETENPVYENTQPKLQSVGPKQPSPRPCVQTDQKTLIYQNMHPTTRSGAQKVVAPRTRVQTELKTTAYENVRATKPARKHPNKVRSRV, encoded by the exons ATGGATCATATTTATTACAGAGTAACTAGTTTTCTCCTTATTGCAG CTGGACAGATGAAATACTCTGGACAGATGAAATACCCTGTCATGGAGGTACACCTGAGCCCAGCGATTGTAACGGACATCCCAATGTCTAACATAACTCTTAATTGCAGTGTCTCTACGCAAAATAATACCAATTTCAAGATCAAGGTTAATTGGACATTTAACTTCAATAATACACACCACAACTCACTGCCAACATCTGGAAATAATATTCGTATCCATCTGGAAACAGAAAAGTACTGGTCCACTCTGACAGTGACAGATGCGCAAGTGAATAACAGTGGATGGTACTTTTGCAAAGCGATTGTAGATATTCCTAAACTCGAAACAGTCTGGAGCAGTGGGAGTCGAGTTTTCGTCG GTGGCAACACAACTCTTCCTTCCACTATGATGG TCTCGACACCAACATCCAtattatctccccctctctcagggGTAAGGGTATGGATGTGGGTTGGTGCAGGTGCAGGAGGTGCAGTCGTCATTGTGCTGATATTGTTCTGGATTCTATGGAGGcgaaagagatacagagagacag AGAATCCTGTGTACGAAAACACACAGCCAAAGCTGCAGAGTGTGGGTCCCAAACAGCCCTCGCCAAGGCCCTGTGTGCAGACTGACCAGA AAACTCTTATATATCAGAACATGCACCCAACAACACGGAGCGGCGCACAGAAAGTGGTGGCCCCACGAACGCGTGTACAAACCGAATTGAAGACAACTGCTTATGAAAATGTGAGAGCTACAAAACCAGCGAGGAAACACCCAAACAAAGTCAGATCGAGGGTGTAG
- the LOC121677928 gene encoding uncharacterized protein LOC121677928 isoform X1, translating to MDHIYYRVTSFLLIAAGQMKYSGQMKYPVMEVHLSPAIVTDIPMSNITLNCSVSTQNNTNFKIKVNWTFNFNNTHHNSLPTSGNNIRIHLETEKYWSTLTVTDAQVNNSGWYFCKAIVDIPKLETVWSSGSRVFVGGNTTLPSTMMVSTPTSILSPPLSGVRVWMWVGAGAGGAVVIVLILFWILWRRKRYRETENPVYENTQPKLQSVGPKQPSPRPCVQTDQSKRILTASTTPMPARACEKTLIYQNMHPTTRSGAQKVVAPRTRVQTELKTTAYENVRATKPARKHPNKVRSRV from the exons ATGGATCATATTTATTACAGAGTAACTAGTTTTCTCCTTATTGCAG CTGGACAGATGAAATACTCTGGACAGATGAAATACCCTGTCATGGAGGTACACCTGAGCCCAGCGATTGTAACGGACATCCCAATGTCTAACATAACTCTTAATTGCAGTGTCTCTACGCAAAATAATACCAATTTCAAGATCAAGGTTAATTGGACATTTAACTTCAATAATACACACCACAACTCACTGCCAACATCTGGAAATAATATTCGTATCCATCTGGAAACAGAAAAGTACTGGTCCACTCTGACAGTGACAGATGCGCAAGTGAATAACAGTGGATGGTACTTTTGCAAAGCGATTGTAGATATTCCTAAACTCGAAACAGTCTGGAGCAGTGGGAGTCGAGTTTTCGTCG GTGGCAACACAACTCTTCCTTCCACTATGATGG TCTCGACACCAACATCCAtattatctccccctctctcagggGTAAGGGTATGGATGTGGGTTGGTGCAGGTGCAGGAGGTGCAGTCGTCATTGTGCTGATATTGTTCTGGATTCTATGGAGGcgaaagagatacagagagacag AGAATCCTGTGTACGAAAACACACAGCCAAAGCTGCAGAGTGTGGGTCCCAAACAGCCCTCGCCAAGGCCCTGTGTGCAGACTGACCAGAGTAAGAGAATCCTGACTGCGAGCACAACACCAATGCCAGCTCGAGCCTGTGAAA AAACTCTTATATATCAGAACATGCACCCAACAACACGGAGCGGCGCACAGAAAGTGGTGGCCCCACGAACGCGTGTACAAACCGAATTGAAGACAACTGCTTATGAAAATGTGAGAGCTACAAAACCAGCGAGGAAACACCCAAACAAAGTCAGATCGAGGGTGTAG